A stretch of the Comamonas testosteroni TK102 genome encodes the following:
- a CDS encoding malate synthase G: protein MTDRTQVHGLQVATELYNFVNTQVLPGTGVDQDTYWKGFDAIVADLAPKNAALLAERDRLQTELDTWHKANPGPITDMVAYRKFLTTIGYLVESPKDAKATTENVDAELAIQAGPQLVVPILNARYALNAANARWGSLYDALYGTDAISEAGGAEKGKGYNPVRGAKVIEFARNFLDQAVPLASGSHKDSTGYAVEGGKLVVSLKDGSKTGLKDEAKFIGYQGDAAAPKSVLLKNNGIHIDIIVNKSTPIGSTDAAGVADVVVEAALSTILDLEDSVAAVDAEDKVNGYANWLGILKGTLTESFEKGGKVVTRGLNPDREYTGADGKPVKLHGRSLMFVRNVGHLMTNPAVLWGPEHKEIPEGIMDALVTTAIAIHDIKGNGVGGIKNSRTGSVYIVKPKMHGPAEAAFANELFGRVEQVLGLPENTVKLGIMDEERRTSTNLKAAIAAAPARVAFINTGFLDRTGDEMHTAMYAGPMVRKADMKTCAWLPAYEKNNVLVGLNMGLRGRAQIGKGMWAMPDLMKAMLEQKIAQPKAGANTAWVPSPTGATLHALHYHQINVADVQKGLESPNADAECDELLNAILQVPVSTNPNWSDAEKQQEVDNNVQGILGYVVRWIDQGVGCSKVPDIHNVGLMEDRATLRISSQHIANWLQHGIVTEAMVRDSYARMAKIVDEQNAGDAAYKSLVANPDGAAYQAALDLVFKGKEQPSGYTEPLLHAWRLKVKAGA, encoded by the coding sequence ATGACTGATCGCACCCAAGTCCACGGCCTGCAAGTCGCCACCGAGCTGTACAACTTTGTGAACACGCAAGTGCTGCCTGGCACGGGCGTTGACCAGGACACCTACTGGAAGGGCTTCGACGCCATCGTGGCCGATCTGGCGCCCAAGAACGCAGCCCTGTTGGCCGAGCGCGATCGCCTGCAGACGGAGCTCGATACCTGGCACAAGGCCAACCCCGGCCCCATCACCGACATGGTGGCCTACCGCAAGTTTCTGACGACCATCGGCTATCTGGTCGAGTCCCCCAAGGACGCCAAGGCCACGACCGAAAACGTGGATGCCGAACTGGCCATCCAGGCCGGCCCCCAGCTGGTGGTGCCCATCCTGAACGCCCGCTACGCCCTGAACGCCGCCAACGCCCGCTGGGGCTCGCTGTACGACGCGCTGTATGGCACGGACGCCATCAGCGAAGCTGGCGGTGCTGAGAAGGGCAAGGGCTACAACCCCGTGCGCGGCGCCAAGGTCATCGAGTTCGCACGCAACTTCCTGGATCAGGCCGTGCCTCTGGCCTCGGGCTCGCACAAGGATTCCACCGGCTACGCCGTCGAAGGCGGCAAGCTGGTCGTGTCCCTGAAGGACGGTAGCAAGACCGGCCTGAAGGACGAAGCCAAGTTCATCGGCTACCAGGGCGATGCTGCGGCTCCCAAGTCGGTGCTGCTCAAGAACAACGGCATCCACATCGACATCATCGTCAACAAGTCCACCCCCATCGGCAGCACCGATGCTGCCGGCGTGGCCGATGTGGTGGTCGAAGCCGCCCTGTCCACCATTCTGGATCTGGAAGACTCCGTGGCCGCCGTGGATGCCGAAGACAAGGTCAACGGCTACGCCAACTGGCTGGGCATCTTGAAGGGCACGCTGACCGAGTCCTTTGAAAAGGGCGGCAAGGTCGTGACCCGTGGTCTGAACCCCGACCGCGAATACACCGGCGCCGATGGCAAGCCCGTGAAGCTGCACGGCCGCTCGCTGATGTTCGTGCGCAACGTGGGCCACCTGATGACCAACCCCGCCGTACTGTGGGGCCCCGAGCACAAGGAAATCCCCGAAGGCATCATGGACGCGCTGGTGACCACCGCCATCGCCATCCACGACATCAAGGGCAACGGCGTGGGCGGCATCAAGAACAGCCGCACCGGCAGCGTCTACATCGTCAAGCCCAAGATGCACGGCCCCGCCGAAGCTGCTTTTGCCAACGAGCTGTTCGGCCGCGTGGAGCAGGTTCTGGGCCTGCCCGAGAACACCGTCAAGCTCGGCATCATGGACGAAGAGCGCCGCACCTCGACCAATCTGAAGGCCGCCATTGCAGCCGCCCCGGCACGCGTTGCCTTCATCAACACCGGCTTCCTGGACCGCACCGGCGATGAAATGCACACTGCCATGTATGCCGGCCCCATGGTCCGCAAGGCCGACATGAAGACCTGCGCCTGGCTGCCCGCCTATGAAAAGAACAACGTGCTGGTCGGCCTGAACATGGGCCTGCGCGGCCGCGCCCAGATCGGCAAGGGCATGTGGGCCATGCCCGACCTGATGAAGGCCATGCTGGAGCAGAAGATTGCCCAGCCCAAGGCTGGTGCCAACACCGCCTGGGTGCCCTCGCCCACCGGCGCCACCCTGCACGCCCTGCACTATCACCAGATCAATGTGGCCGACGTGCAAAAGGGTCTGGAAAGCCCCAACGCCGACGCCGAGTGCGACGAGCTGCTGAACGCCATCCTGCAAGTGCCCGTGTCCACCAACCCCAACTGGAGCGATGCGGAAAAGCAGCAGGAAGTGGACAACAACGTGCAAGGCATCCTGGGCTATGTGGTGCGCTGGATCGACCAGGGCGTGGGCTGCTCCAAGGTGCCCGACATCCACAACGTGGGCCTGATGGAAGACCGCGCCACACTGCGCATCTCCAGCCAGCACATCGCCAACTGGCTGCAGCACGGCATCGTCACCGAAGCCATGGTGCGCGACAGCTATGCCCGCATGGCCAAGATCGTGGACGAGCAAAACGCCGGCGACGCCGCCTACAAGAGCCTGGTGGCCAATCCCGATGGCGCGGCCTACCAAGCCGCTCTGGACCTGGTGTTCAAGGGCAAGGAACAGCCTTCCGGCTACACCGAGCCTCTGCTGCACGCCTGGCGTCTGAAGGTCAAGGCCGGCGCTTGA
- a CDS encoding cysteine-rich CWC family protein has translation MPIDPLVDASRCPLCGQPNQCAISAGLPPHSCWCMQTPVSRDALERLPAEARGKACICPACARPVADDSTPA, from the coding sequence ATGCCCATCGATCCTCTCGTAGACGCCAGCCGCTGCCCTCTGTGCGGCCAGCCCAACCAGTGCGCCATCAGCGCCGGCCTGCCGCCGCACAGCTGCTGGTGCATGCAGACCCCGGTTTCCCGGGATGCGCTGGAGCGGCTGCCCGCCGAGGCACGCGGCAAGGCCTGCATCTGCCCAGCCTGTGCGCGGCCGGTTGCCGACGATTCCACCCCTGCCTGA
- a CDS encoding 4-oxalocrotonate tautomerase, producing MPTYRIELFEGRSVEQKRKLAEEITRVTTEVLGSAPESVDIIITDVPRHNWATGGKLWSEQS from the coding sequence ATGCCCACCTATCGCATTGAACTGTTTGAAGGCCGCAGCGTTGAACAAAAGCGCAAGCTGGCCGAAGAAATCACCCGCGTGACCACCGAGGTGCTGGGTAGCGCCCCCGAGTCCGTGGACATCATCATCACCGACGTACCTCGCCACAACTGGGCCACCGGTGGCAAGCTCTGGTCGGAGCAGAGCTGA
- a CDS encoding 4-oxalocrotonate tautomerase, translated as MPTYHVEMMEGRTVEQKRKLVEEITRVSVEVLGGSPESVDIIITDIKRHDWATGGKLWLDRE; from the coding sequence ATGCCCACCTACCATGTCGAAATGATGGAAGGCCGTACCGTCGAACAAAAGCGCAAGCTGGTCGAAGAAATCACCCGCGTCAGCGTTGAAGTGCTGGGCGGCTCGCCCGAATCGGTGGACATCATCATCACCGACATCAAGCGTCACGACTGGGCCACCGGCGGCAAGCTCTGGCTGGACCGCGAATAG
- a CDS encoding class II glutamine amidotransferase — MCQLLGMNCNTPTDVRFSFSGFTQRAGNTGDHTDGWGIAFFEDKGLRHFVDHERAIDSQIAKLIREYPIKSTNVIAHIRKATQGVVSLQNCHPFVRELWGRNWVFAHNGDLKNFIPKLHAHFQPIGNTDSERAFCWIMQELWKSHAGVPSIEELTHTLRELAAKIAPHGTFNFLLSNGEALWAHATTHLCYVERRHPFTQAQLSDEDLSVDFSRETTPQDKVAIIVTAPLTQNEQWVPFQNGELRVFVHGQAAPY, encoded by the coding sequence ATGTGCCAGCTGCTTGGAATGAACTGCAACACGCCCACCGATGTGCGCTTTAGCTTCTCAGGCTTCACACAGCGTGCAGGCAATACCGGCGACCACACCGACGGCTGGGGCATCGCCTTCTTCGAAGACAAGGGCCTGCGCCACTTCGTCGATCACGAACGCGCCATCGACTCCCAGATCGCCAAGCTCATCCGCGAATACCCGATCAAGAGCACCAACGTCATCGCCCATATCCGCAAGGCCACCCAAGGCGTGGTCAGCCTGCAGAACTGCCACCCCTTCGTGCGCGAGCTCTGGGGACGCAACTGGGTCTTCGCGCACAACGGCGACCTCAAGAACTTCATCCCCAAGCTGCACGCCCACTTCCAGCCCATTGGCAACACGGACAGCGAGCGGGCCTTCTGCTGGATCATGCAGGAGCTGTGGAAGTCCCATGCCGGTGTGCCCAGCATCGAAGAGCTGACCCACACCCTGCGCGAGCTGGCCGCCAAGATCGCACCGCATGGCACGTTCAACTTCCTGCTCTCCAACGGCGAAGCGCTCTGGGCCCATGCCACGACCCACCTCTGCTATGTCGAGCGCCGCCACCCCTTCACCCAGGCACAGCTGTCCGACGAAGATCTCAGCGTGGACTTCTCCCGCGAAACCACGCCCCAGGACAAGGTAGCCATCATCGTCACCGCCCCTCTGACCCAAAACGAGCAATGGGTCCCCTTCCAGAACGGCGAGCTGAGGGTGTTCGTGCATGGCCAGGCAGCGCCCTACTGA